From Syntrophorhabdales bacterium:
CTTCTCAGGTGTGAGGCGTGGTCCTTGGAGGTGGAGGTAGTGCCACTCGATCAGGCTGGCAAGCTGGGAGAGTTGGGTTTCATCGAGGACGTTGTCGAACCTCGCGTGGGCTGAGCCGAGGAGCATGGCGTTTGCGGTGTCACAGGTGTCTTTTGATACGAGGATGATGGGGATGTTCTTGTGGTGGGCGTAGCCTGCTTCGAAAGCGGTGCCGGTATCGTCGTCGTCCACTATGGCGACGAGGAGGTTACATTGGTCGAGCAGCTTGAGACAGGTTTCCTTGATCTGTTTTGATAACGTTAGCTTGTGCTTTACGTTTCCCTCAATGTTCGGCGCGTACTGGAAGGGGTCGATGAGGGTGAGGGGTTCGCAGTGTTTAAGTCTGCCGAGGTGTTCCTTCAGCCGGGCGATAAACTGTTCCTTGAAGTTCGTCTGTGTCTCTGTGAAGGCGGGATGGGCGATGTAGACGTGCATCGACAAACCTCAGTCGGTATGGCTCAACGTACTCCAAGTATAGCTTACTACTACCTCCGCAGGCAACCATTGCTGGTGCCGATCCTAAACACGTGCTTGACAGAGTCGTTAGAAGACGAAGGAAGGGTGGTAGATAGCAGTGACGCTTATGCAACGGCTTCGATGAACCTTCTGATGTGCCGCCCAAGTGTACCGTTGGCTTTGACGAAGGAGTTCTGATAGCCTGGAATCAGACGCTTGACCTGCTGCGAGGTGAAGTTTCTGCCGTTCCTTGCTTTGATATTTCTTTCTTCTAAAATCCTGCAGATATCCACCAGCCGCGGAGATTTCTTGTAGAGCTGATTCACGATACGGATTACTTCTTGCTCCTCGGGATGTTCTTGCAGCCCGTTTCCGTTTCTACGGTAGCCGTAAGGGACAGAACCTACCACGGCGCCTTGGCTCTTCTTATACTCCATTGCCCGTTTGGTGCGGTACTTTACCTGGCGCCGTTCCATTTCGCCGAGGAAGGCCTTCATAGCGAAATTAAGCCACCCATCGGGAAGAGAGGTATCTACTTGCCCTTCGACGGTGTGGAGCTCGATGTCACGCTCGTCGAGGAAACGTTCAAGCGCAAGCAGGGTGAGCATATCCCGTGAGAGTCGTTCGAGAGAATAGAGCACAATAGCGTCGATGCCGTTGCTCTCTATCCTGTCGAGTAATACCATGAATCCTGGACGTGTCTTGTTCTTTCCTCCTGATATGCCGGCGTCCTCAATGATATCGATCAGGGCAAATCCTTTGTATGAGCAATACCCCTCAATGCGAGCCCTTTGATTCTCGAGACTGACGCCTTCCCGGCCCTGTTCCTCGGTGGATACCCTGATGTAGCCGATTGCCTTCATATTTCTATATTACATTATTTCATTACGCAATTCATATGTCAAGCATTTTTTATTTCATTATTTAAATAAATATGTTAAATTTTCTTCACCGATTATCGTCAGGAGTGACACTATGACAAAACGCGGCGATGTGCAACGCGAGGTCTATACCACGAGGCTTGCCCCCGACTTGATCAAAAAGCTGAAGCACCTGGCGGTTGATGAGAGCAAGGCGGCGAACGAGTTGTTGGAGGAAGCGATCAGGCTACTGCTCTCGAACAGAAAAGCGAAATGACGGTGATTAGGTAGTCTGATGAGATTGGCCAACCGTTATTATAGCAATGCCAAAGTGTAGGGGTTTTGCTTTCGTTTTGCTGTATCTTCAAGATGCGCGCCAGCACGAGTGATCTTTCTTTCGACAAACGTTGTTAGATTTCCCTTTAAATGTGTTTGGGGCCTCCAAGAAGCCCAGAATACCAATAGGTCTGCCGGTTGGGAGTCGGGGTTGGGACACTCTTTTCAGGTTAAGGCGTCGATGACATCGATGTTGGCAGTATGTTGGCAGAGATGGCAGGAAAGATTAATCTCTATGTCCGGTAAGGTGTGGATTTTATTATGGGCCGTCAAGGATTCGAACCTTGGGCCTCCTGATTAAGAGTCAGCTGCTCTACCGGACTGAGCTAACGGCCCCAAGAACCATTCTTATAGCACAGGAACGATTTTAATTCAAAGCATTTTTGAACGTACCGCAATTATCTTGGGTCTGCTATAATTATAGAACTACATGCAAAAAGGAGGGGAGTATGTTTTTCATGAACATTTGCACATGGAGGCCGGAGGACGAAAAGGCAGTTGCCAAGAGAAGGGTGGGATGGACATGGCCCGAGGGCGTGAAAGTCGTCGGCGAATTCTTTGATCTTCAGGGGTGTCGTACCATCAATGTTGTGGATACCGACGCAAAGGGGCTCATCGCCAGCAGAGCCGCCTGGCTCGACCTCCTTAAATTCGAGACCTTCCCGGTCTATCCCTTTGGAGAAAGCCGTAAAATGATGAAGAAATAGCCAGCGAATAAAGCTCCATCGGGAGCAAGGAATTCGGTTGACTAATGAGAGACCGCTATGTTAGATAAAAGTGCCAGGCAGTTTTATGGCAAAGAGTGATAAGCCCAAAGCCAACAAAAGAGAAGCGTTCAATTCTTTTCTGTCATACGGGGCTCTGGGTCTGGAAATGGGTCTATGCGTCGCGATCGGTCTCGCGGCGGGATTATATTTGGACCGTCGCTTTGAAACAACTCCTATTCTGACACTCGTTTTCCTGGGATTTGGTCTGGCAGCGGCGATGAAGGCCATCTACCGGACCTGGAAGAAGGCCGAGAGAGAAAGCGATAGCGAGCAATGAGAACGCAGGAAGGCATGCTCACAGAGATCGAACGGATCAATGTGGTTATCCTGGCAGTCGGCTGTATGGCGGCTGCGGTGATCATGCGTGAGTTCAAGTACGTTTTCAGCTTCGGTGTCGGCAGCGCTATCATGACGCTCAATTTTAGATTCTTGCGGAAGGGCGTAGAAGGCATTTTTCAGTACATGCAGCAGGGGGCCCCGTCCGAAGGCAGTCCGCAAGATAACAGGCAATTGAGCAGGCGGATCAGCAGGAAGGCATTTATTGTCAAACTTCCGCTCCTGTTCCTTGCTCTGGTGACTGCCGTTACGCTCGTAGTACTCTATGGCGATATCAACGTGGTCTTCTTTCTTTTAGGTCTTTCGACTGTTTTCATTTCAGTTTTACTGAGCTACGTAGCATCCGCCTTCAAGCCGGTGGGCGAAAGGAGTAAACAGCATGGAGCATGAAGCCTTTTCATGGGTACAATTCATTCCGGGCTTATCGAGCCTGCCGCCTCACGTGTCTAACGGCATCCTCGTCTCTGTCATACTCCTTGTCGTTGTCATTCTGGGCTATCGCAGTCTAAAAAAACACGAGGACGATGTAGTGCCGGAAGACAAACTGACAACGAGAAACTTTGTCGAGGTGGTTGTAGAAACCATTTCGGGGCTCGTTGAAAGCACC
This genomic window contains:
- a CDS encoding nucleoside 2-deoxyribosyltransferase, with amino-acid sequence MHVYIAHPAFTETQTNFKEQFIARLKEHLGRLKHCEPLTLIDPFQYAPNIEGNVKHKLTLSKQIKETCLKLLDQCNLLVAIVDDDDTGTAFEAGYAHHKNIPIILVSKDTCDTANAMLLGSAHARFDNVLDETQLSQLASLIEWHYLHLQGPRLTPEK
- a CDS encoding recombinase family protein; protein product: MKAIGYIRVSTEEQGREGVSLENQRARIEGYCSYKGFALIDIIEDAGISGGKNKTRPGFMVLLDRIESNGIDAIVLYSLERLSRDMLTLLALERFLDERDIELHTVEGQVDTSLPDGWLNFAMKAFLGEMERRQVKYRTKRAMEYKKSQGAVVGSVPYGYRRNGNGLQEHPEEQEVIRIVNQLYKKSPRLVDICRILEERNIKARNGRNFTSQQVKRLIPGYQNSFVKANGTLGRHIRRFIEAVA
- a CDS encoding DUF3303 family protein, whose amino-acid sequence is MFFMNICTWRPEDEKAVAKRRVGWTWPEGVKVVGEFFDLQGCRTINVVDTDAKGLIASRAAWLDLLKFETFPVYPFGESRKMMKK
- a CDS encoding AtpZ/AtpI family protein — encoded protein: MAKSDKPKANKREAFNSFLSYGALGLEMGLCVAIGLAAGLYLDRRFETTPILTLVFLGFGLAAAMKAIYRTWKKAERESDSEQ